A region from the Mucilaginibacter sp. CSA2-8R genome encodes:
- a CDS encoding PH domain-containing protein, which produces MIEKFLNEQQDAKAVEKVYSRLVELLPPGEDTLYIATQKKPLVNLLPDCIVITNRRVLFFSPANLGLSLKFVDFVWKDIADVNMKEEIIGSVFTIKTVQGAEMSVDYLPKVQGRKLYQFSQECRENERKREELHKVQNTPFMSFEAPAPQTFAPPVVSTPPPAPAPEPVVEQKPDELTEKLKKLKTLFDNGLISQEEYNQKKLELLSEL; this is translated from the coding sequence ATGATTGAAAAGTTTTTAAATGAGCAGCAGGACGCTAAAGCGGTTGAAAAAGTTTACAGCCGCCTGGTAGAACTGCTACCCCCGGGCGAAGATACGCTATATATAGCTACGCAAAAAAAACCATTGGTAAACCTGCTGCCCGATTGTATAGTAATTACCAACCGGCGAGTGCTGTTTTTTTCGCCTGCCAATTTGGGCTTATCGTTGAAGTTTGTTGATTTTGTTTGGAAAGACATTGCCGATGTTAACATGAAAGAAGAAATCATTGGCTCGGTGTTTACCATCAAAACCGTACAGGGCGCCGAGATGAGTGTTGATTATTTGCCTAAAGTACAAGGGCGTAAACTTTACCAGTTTTCGCAGGAGTGCCGCGAAAACGAACGCAAGCGCGAAGAGTTACATAAGGTTCAGAACACGCCTTTTATGTCTTTCGAAGCCCCAGCTCCGCAAACCTTTGCGCCGCCCGTTGTATCTACCCCTCCGCCCGCCCCTGCTCCCGAGCCCGTGGTAGAACAAAAGCCGGATGAGTTAACTGAAAAACTTAAAAAACTTAAAACGCTGTTTGATAACGGGCTGATTTCGCAAGAAGAATACAACCAAAAGAAACTCGAGTTGTTAAGTGAACTGTAA